In Alkalimarinus alittae, the DNA window AAGCGAAAGAAAATGGTCGTAATAGAGTTGAGTCGAAAGGCTCGGTTTAAAGGTCACTAATACTAAAACAGCAGCAGTGGCTGCTTGAAAACAAAAACTCGCGCCAAAGTGGCGCCCCTACTTAGTTGTTTCTTGTGTAGGGGCTGCTCTTAGCCGCGATTTTTTTACTTCTACTTATTACCTGTCTCACGTGCAATGGCGCGATAAGCAATATCATTACGGTAGAATGCACCTTTCCAGCTGATCTTTTTGGTTAGGGCATAAGCACGTTGCTGCGCTTCAGTAACGGTATCGCCTAAGGCACTGGCACACAGTACCCGACCACCATTGGTGGTGACGTTGCCGTCTATTTCTTTAGTCCCTGCGTGGAACACTTTTTCACCACTGACTTCTGTATCTGGAATGCCTGAAATAACATCGCCTTTGTTATAGCTTTCAGGGTAACCGCCTGCAGCAAGAACAACGCCCACCGATGCGCGCTCGTCCCAGTCTGAACACTTCTCATTTAGCTTGCCATCAACGGCTGCCTGGCAAAGGTCAACGAGGTCAGATTTCATTCGAAGCATAATTGGCTGTGTTTCAGGGTCTCCAAATCGGCAATTATACTCAATTACCTTTGGGGTCCCATCTGCAGCAATCATCAAGCCGGCATAAAGAAAGCCCGTATAGTCATTGCCTTCAGCCGCCATACCGTTAACGGTAGGGTAAATAACTTCATTCATAATGCGCTGGTGAATTTCAGCTGTTACGACGGGTGCAGGAGAGTATGCACCCATGCCACCAGTGTTAGGCCCTGTATCGCCATCACCTACACGTTTGTGATCTTGACTGGTGGCCATAGGCAATACATTTTTGCCGTCAACCATCACGATAAAGCTGGCTTCTTCACCTTCAAGAAACTCTTCAATTACGACACGGTGACCTGCATCGCCAAACTTATTGCCGGCAAGCATATCTTTGATGGCGTCTTCTGCTTCTTCAAGGGTCAGAGCAACGATGACACCTTTACCTGCCGCAAGGCCATCAGCCTTAACAACAATCGGTGCACCTTTTTCACGTACGTAGCCAAGTGCTTGTTCCATATCGGTGAAGTTTTGGTATTCACCTGATGGAATATTATGGCGAGCTAAAAAGTCTTTAGTGAAGGCTTTTGAACCTTCTAATTGTGCAGCGCCTGCTGAAGGGCCAAAGATACGCAGGCCACGTTCATTAAACAGATCTACAACCCCGGCAACTAACGGTGCTTCAGGACCTACAATCGTCAGACCTACTTGCTGCTCTTCTGCAAATTTAGCCAGACCTTCAAGGTCCATGACATCGATATTGACGTTTTCTAGCTTAGGCTCTAGTGCAGTACCGGCATTGCCGGGTGCTACATAAACGGTGTCTACATAGTCAGCTTGTGCTGCTTTCCATGCCAACGCATGTTCGCGGCCACCACTTCCGATAAGGAGTACTTTCATTTTTTGTTTGTCCTGTATTGTCTGCCAGACAGCCCTATCGATTAGGGTTATCTGGCATCAGAGGATATCTATAAAAGGCTAACCTCTAAGCAGTGCTTAGTGTTTAAAGTGACGCATGCCGGTAAAGACCATCGCAATGCCATGCTCGTTTGCCGCATCAATAACTTCTTGATCGCGCATTGAGCCACCTGGCTGAATGACCGCTGTAATACCGGCTTTAGCAGCGGCGTCGATTCCGTCTCTGAATGGGAAAAATGCATCAGAAGACATCACTGAACCTTTCACTTCAAGGCCTTCGTCGGCTGCTTTTATACCCGCAATTTTTGCGCTATAAACACGGCTCATCTGACCTGCGCCGACACCAATGGTACGCCCGTTTTTGGCGTAAACAATAGCGTTTGATTTAACAAACTTGGCGACTTCCCAAGCAAACAATAGGTCGTTCAACTCTTGCTCAGACGGAGAACGTTCAGTCACCATCTTGAGTTCGTCGTGATTAACCATACCCAAATCGCGATCTTGAACTAACAGCCCGCCATTAACGCGCTTATAGTCAAAGCTAGGTACGCGTGTGTCACCAAACTCGCCACAAGCTAATAAGCGAACGTTTTGTTTGGCTGACACTACATCAATAGCACCCTGCGATACGGTTGGCGCAATAATGACTTCAACAAATTGACGGTCGATGATCTCTTTTGCAGTGACTTCGTCTAACTCTCTGTTGAACGCAATGATGCCGCCAAAAGCAGATGTAGGGTCGGTTGCATAAGCAAGATCGTACGCTTGTTTAATGTCAGCACCAATCGCAACGCCGCAAGGGTTTGCGTGCTTTACAATCACACAAGCGGGATCGGCAAATGGCTTAACACATTCAAGGGCTGCGTCTGTGTCGGCAACATTATTAAATGAAAGCGCTTTACCCTGAAGCTGTTTAGCGGTACTAATGCAGGCTTCTGCAGGGTTTCTTTCGACATAAAATGCAGCTTGCTGATGCGGGTTCTCGCCATAACGCATATCTTGTGCTTTAACAAACTGGGTATTGAATGTACGAGGAAACAAGTCAGAGTTATTGTCTTCTGTTTTGGTGCCCAAGTAGTTTGCAATCATGCCGTCGTAAGCTGCAGTGTGCTCAAATGCCTTAACCGCTAGATCGAATCGAGTATTAAGTGAAAGGGCGCCTTCTGCGCTGTTCATTTCAGCTAATACTGCATCATAGTCGGGTGCATTAACGACAATCGCGACGTCTTTGTGGTTTTTGGCTGCAGAGCGAACCATCGTGGGTCCACCGATATCGATATTTTCGATCGCCATCGGTAAGTCACAATCAGGTTTTGCGATAGTGGCTTCGAACGGGTATAGATTAACCACAACCATGTCGATAGGATTGATGTCGTGAGTATTCATCACATCGTCATCAATACCCCGTCGCCCTAATATACCGCCATGAATTTTAGGGTGAAGTGTTTTTACGCGGCCATCCATCATTTCAGGAAAGCCTGTATAGTCGGAAACTTCAACAGCAGCAACGCCGCTATCAGTTAACAACTTGAATGTGCCACCAGTAGAAAGGATTTCAACACCCATTTTTTCGAGGGCTTGAGCAAATTCTACGATGCCAGTTTTGTCAGATACGCTGATTAGAGCGCGGCGTATACGGATACCTGATTGCATTTCAGTCATGGTTTATAATCGTGAGCAAGTTGATAAAAATTGAGGCGGGTAAACTACGCCTTTTACGGGCAGAGTATGTAGTTTACCGATGGCCTGGATTTAAGGCTGTCATGCGCAGGATCTCTCCTAATGCTGACTTTCTCTTGTCGCAGGTTCACTGCTGTAGATATTATAGCAGACCGTATTGCTTTAGCTTTTTGCGTAAAGTTCCACGGTTCAAACCCAATAAAACAGACGCTTTGGTTTGATTGTTACGAGTGTACTTCATTACCTGCTCTAGCAGCGGTGCTTCAACTTCGGAAAGTACTAGTTGATACACTTCTGTAGCCGGTGTGCCATCTAACTGTGCAAAATAGTTAATTAGCGACTTCTCAACGCTATCACGCAGCGTTACGTTACCTTCGGCACCAAAGGGTAAACCAACTTCGGTCTGGTTTTCAGGTAAAGAAACTGGGATTGCAGTGGCGGGTTCTGCAAATGCTTCAGTTGTCATGCGGCGATGTCCTCTCCATTACTTAAACGCTCAAAATACTTAGTTATAGTTGCAATTTGTTGTTGTGCTGAGTCTAACTTATTAAAGTTTTGACGGAAGTCACTGCCATCCTTGTGTGATTTCAGATACCAGCCAACGTGCTTGCGGGCAATACGAGTCCCCATAAGCTCACCATAAAAATGATGCAATTCGTGAAGGTGAGAAAGCAGTATTTCTCCTACCTCAGAAGCGCTAGGGGGGTTAAGGTGCTCACCCGTTTTTAGGAAATGATCCATTTCCCGAAAAATCCAGGGGCGACCTTGAGCCGCTCGCCCAATCAGTAAACCGTCCGCTTGGGTATGGTTTAAGACAAATTGGGCTTTTTCCGGCGTGTTAATATCCCCGTTAGCAAAAACGGGGATGCTGATATGTTGCTTCACTTCAGCAATCGTGTCGTATTCAGCGTCTCCGCTGTATCCGCAGGTTCGGGTTCGACCATGAATAGCCAACGCCTGAATGCCGAGGTCTTCTGCCATACGGGCAATCGTAATAGCATTTTTATGATCCGTATCCCAGCCCGTCCGGATTTTTAGCGTGACCGGAATATCGACTGCATCGACTACAGCTTTGAGAATACTGGCAACTAGCGGCTCATCTTTAAGTAGCGCAGAGCCTGCGGCGCGATTGCATACTTTTTTGGCAGGGCACCCCATATTGATATCAATAATCTGGGCACCTTGCTCTTGGTTCATTTTTGCGGCTAGCGCTAACATCTCAGGCTCACCACCCGCTATTTGAACTGAGCGCGGGTCTGGTTCACCGGTGTGATCGAGACGATGTTTAGATTTTCGTGTGCCCCAAAACTTAGGGTCAGCAATCACCATTTCTGAAACCGCCATTGCGGCGCCCATTCTTCGACAAAGAAGTCTGAACGGCCGATCAGTTACACCTGCCATAGGTGCAAGAATCAGTTGATTTTTCAATTTGTAAGGGCCAATTTGAATCACAGCTGATCTCATCGAAAGGTTATTAAATGCATGCACATAACACCCCCAAAAAAATCATAAGACACGATTGGGGGACAACCGAAATGATGTTCTGTTTCCGGTCTAATCAGGGGGGGTAATGATACTCGTCAGAGGCTTGTCATTAAAGAGGCATTTGAAGGAAAAATAGATTATTTTTCATTCAAATTGGTTGACAATTGAGCGCTTTTTTGCAGTTTATTAGTCAAAAGCGCTTTTAGTGGCGATAAAGTTTAGTTTTGGGCTGTGTGCTTAAAAAAGTCAATCT includes these proteins:
- the fis gene encoding DNA-binding transcriptional regulator Fis, with amino-acid sequence MTTEAFAEPATAIPVSLPENQTEVGLPFGAEGNVTLRDSVEKSLINYFAQLDGTPATEVYQLVLSEVEAPLLEQVMKYTRNNQTKASVLLGLNRGTLRKKLKQYGLL
- the purD gene encoding phosphoribosylamine--glycine ligase, translated to MKVLLIGSGGREHALAWKAAQADYVDTVYVAPGNAGTALEPKLENVNIDVMDLEGLAKFAEEQQVGLTIVGPEAPLVAGVVDLFNERGLRIFGPSAGAAQLEGSKAFTKDFLARHNIPSGEYQNFTDMEQALGYVREKGAPIVVKADGLAAGKGVIVALTLEEAEDAIKDMLAGNKFGDAGHRVVIEEFLEGEEASFIVMVDGKNVLPMATSQDHKRVGDGDTGPNTGGMGAYSPAPVVTAEIHQRIMNEVIYPTVNGMAAEGNDYTGFLYAGLMIAADGTPKVIEYNCRFGDPETQPIMLRMKSDLVDLCQAAVDGKLNEKCSDWDERASVGVVLAAGGYPESYNKGDVISGIPDTEVSGEKVFHAGTKEIDGNVTTNGGRVLCASALGDTVTEAQQRAYALTKKISWKGAFYRNDIAYRAIARETGNK
- the dusB gene encoding tRNA dihydrouridine synthase DusB; protein product: MQIGPYKLKNQLILAPMAGVTDRPFRLLCRRMGAAMAVSEMVIADPKFWGTRKSKHRLDHTGEPDPRSVQIAGGEPEMLALAAKMNQEQGAQIIDINMGCPAKKVCNRAAGSALLKDEPLVASILKAVVDAVDIPVTLKIRTGWDTDHKNAITIARMAEDLGIQALAIHGRTRTCGYSGDAEYDTIAEVKQHISIPVFANGDINTPEKAQFVLNHTQADGLLIGRAAQGRPWIFREMDHFLKTGEHLNPPSASEVGEILLSHLHELHHFYGELMGTRIARKHVGWYLKSHKDGSDFRQNFNKLDSAQQQIATITKYFERLSNGEDIAA
- the purH gene encoding bifunctional phosphoribosylaminoimidazolecarboxamide formyltransferase/IMP cyclohydrolase, which encodes MQSGIRIRRALISVSDKTGIVEFAQALEKMGVEILSTGGTFKLLTDSGVAAVEVSDYTGFPEMMDGRVKTLHPKIHGGILGRRGIDDDVMNTHDINPIDMVVVNLYPFEATIAKPDCDLPMAIENIDIGGPTMVRSAAKNHKDVAIVVNAPDYDAVLAEMNSAEGALSLNTRFDLAVKAFEHTAAYDGMIANYLGTKTEDNNSDLFPRTFNTQFVKAQDMRYGENPHQQAAFYVERNPAEACISTAKQLQGKALSFNNVADTDAALECVKPFADPACVIVKHANPCGVAIGADIKQAYDLAYATDPTSAFGGIIAFNRELDEVTAKEIIDRQFVEVIIAPTVSQGAIDVVSAKQNVRLLACGEFGDTRVPSFDYKRVNGGLLVQDRDLGMVNHDELKMVTERSPSEQELNDLLFAWEVAKFVKSNAIVYAKNGRTIGVGAGQMSRVYSAKIAGIKAADEGLEVKGSVMSSDAFFPFRDGIDAAAKAGITAVIQPGGSMRDQEVIDAANEHGIAMVFTGMRHFKH